A genomic region of Caldicellulosiruptor acetigenus contains the following coding sequences:
- a CDS encoding AbrB/MazE/SpoVT family DNA-binding domain-containing protein: protein MIQATSKITGRGQVQLPAEIRKVIGGEIGDTVLFTMQDDGKVVIEVIKKRKLSELGGSLKSSVAFTDLEHEANSTKEIWVNKRVKGTQ, encoded by the coding sequence ATGATACAGGCAACGTCAAAGATTACTGGAAGGGGTCAAGTACAACTGCCAGCTGAGATAAGGAAAGTTATTGGTGGGGAGATAGGGGACACTGTACTTTTCACGATGCAGGACGACGGCAAAGTTGTAATTGAAGTGATAAAGAAGCGAAAACTATCAGAGCTTGGCGGTTCTCTGAAGTCATCAGTTGCGTTCACGGATTTGGAACATGAAGCAAATAGCACAAAAGAAATCTGGGTAAACAAGAGAGTGAAGGGGACACAGTAA
- a CDS encoding type II toxin-antitoxin system HicB family antitoxin → MLFTVVVSKEDNWYIAKCIENNVASQGKTIEEAIANLKEALELYYEGEEIQKPQMPPLITTIEVAV, encoded by the coding sequence ATGTTGTTTACAGTAGTAGTAAGCAAAGAGGACAATTGGTATATAGCTAAATGCATAGAAAACAATGTAGCTTCACAAGGAAAAACTATCGAAGAAGCAATAGCCAATTTAAAAGAAGCTCTTGAACTTTACTATGAAGGAGAAGAGATACAAAAACCACAGATGCCACCGCTAATAACTACAATAGAGGTGGCAGTATAA
- a CDS encoding alpha/beta hydrolase family protein, protein MSEIFEKYFGKHNSSSENTKWGEEVSNQKTFKEQRKIVDKLASLLYLNLSLIFREDKKFEIDHGEFKEEIIAGNLNGIHSEAVFLKPRDLNPPYPVVVVLHDHGGFYYYGKERIYRQDNTQTFVNEYQKKFYSSSPWALEFVKKGFAVFSPDAFYFGQRRLSAELIELLTDDNSLDELLNYEEGSYEYIRIFNKISSQLEPMMFKNINLYGTNWPSILLNEDLAWINYLLQREDVDKNRIGCMGFSLGGFRTLFLSSLRNEIKCSIIIAFMSEFKKMLGKTARHTFMVHIPGFTRVLDLPDVAALIAPRKLFVMQCEYDSLFPKDAMHSSVERIKSYFVNFDCGEQFEYKFYPNGHEFNLNMQRDALEYIVKNL, encoded by the coding sequence ATGTCAGAAATTTTTGAAAAATACTTTGGCAAACACAACAGCTCCTCTGAAAACACCAAGTGGGGAGAAGAGGTTTCAAATCAGAAAACTTTTAAAGAGCAAAGGAAAATTGTAGATAAATTGGCGTCGCTTCTTTACCTGAATTTAAGCCTAATATTCAGGGAAGATAAAAAATTTGAGATTGACCATGGTGAATTTAAAGAAGAGATTATAGCTGGAAATTTAAATGGTATTCACTCAGAAGCTGTGTTTTTAAAACCAAGGGATTTGAATCCACCTTATCCTGTGGTGGTTGTTTTGCATGACCATGGTGGATTTTACTACTATGGTAAAGAAAGAATATACAGGCAAGACAATACCCAGACTTTTGTCAATGAATACCAGAAAAAGTTTTACTCGTCATCACCTTGGGCGTTAGAGTTTGTAAAAAAAGGATTTGCTGTGTTTTCACCCGATGCATTTTATTTTGGGCAAAGAAGGCTTTCTGCTGAGTTAATTGAGCTTTTAACAGATGACAATTCATTAGACGAGCTTTTGAATTATGAGGAAGGTTCATATGAATATATAAGGATTTTCAATAAAATATCCTCACAGCTTGAACCTATGATGTTTAAGAATATCAATCTATATGGTACAAACTGGCCAAGTATTTTGTTAAACGAAGACTTGGCATGGATTAACTACCTCTTGCAAAGAGAGGATGTAGACAAAAACAGAATTGGTTGCATGGGATTTTCCTTAGGGGGTTTTAGGACACTGTTTTTGAGCAGCCTCAGAAATGAAATAAAATGTAGCATCATCATTGCCTTTATGTCAGAATTTAAAAAAATGCTTGGCAAAACTGCAAGACATACTTTTATGGTTCATATTCCAGGTTTTACAAGGGTTCTTGACCTGCCTGATGTTGCAGCTTTGATTGCTCCAAGAAAACTCTTTGTTATGCAGTGTGAGTATGATAGTCTCTTTCCAAAAGATGCAATGCATTCTTCTGTAGAGAGGATAAAAAGTTACTTTGTAAATTTTGACTGTGGTGAGCAGTTTGAATACAAATTTTATCCAAATGGGCATGAATTTAATTTAAATATGCAAAGGGATGCTTTGGAGTACATAGTAAAAAATTTGTAG
- a CDS encoding DEAD/DEAH box helicase, with amino-acid sequence MNEIAHWIISELPEDIRRKADEIINKRKIENKLFTKSTLVHEEKELLEKVLEIYELAIIDLWDKEEKKNEFSFLNKKCFDIIQVFPLPQDDIPKIKHVLKLIGYSYLGEKWEDGKRFLIEEKNAWSVSIDDKTTWDERLFKKTYLAILYLVKKNSWEDLRNAIDLINSLRDEQKDYEERYLESIDIEFKKGAALELASFYHFAKSIEILGEFMLEGEPSSDKVISELEYHLNKGVYFCDFSGNFEFSLILRLMLAMFKKMVFNSIWRVSEKINSKITSFVKTITKASKPVYELLYPQRAAILEMGLLDPASRGIVVNLPTSSGKTLIAEFKILQALNQFENGWVAYAVPTRALVNQITNRLIKDLGHEPLNLKVEKMSGALEVDFFEEKLIEEKAFDILITTYEKLNLLIRQGIEERLGRKLVLLIVDEAHNIESPDRGLNIEMLISIVKSDCKYANFLLLTPFIPNSREVSKWISPDNPKSIEVQLQWWKPNDQIVGVYYAEGEKRKWKTYFEPLITTHSTIFFSDKVQIGSYNDLFNVSRSKLNNKSLLTSIVAKQLEDVGSLLIVARTINETWEIADHLYSYFDNVEDEDILLVQRFVAAELGENFPLVKYLSKGIGIHHAGLPDEVRYLMEWLMEENKLRVLVATTTIAQGINFPVSAVLMASYSYPFGEMPVRDFWNIVGRAGRIDQKSLGIVGIAVKNENDKRKIMDYVRKQTGDLISILVKMVDELENLGQELGMELIIRYPEWSAFLQYISHLYKQYNNVSELITRLEMELNRTYGYIILNQRKKEVLKNAVKQYVDKLSGKEYLVNLADQTGFSPDSIERAIYKIRELKLKQSDWYSSKMFNNETGILKKLIGVMLSVPEVKKSLEIDIPGETKTYSKLSHLIIDWVSGKEFTEIAKNIWGSDDPRKISDCVKAIYQKVVNGATWGLAAFLSMPTSGINFSQLTEDEIRNLKNIPAMVYYGVNTEEGIVMRINNVPRSIANKLGEIYKMKNEDISPRSAYEWLKNISISIWDESVPSNKSISGADYKRIWEKLSGER; translated from the coding sequence ATGAATGAGATTGCTCACTGGATAATAAGTGAACTTCCAGAGGACATTCGAAGAAAAGCAGATGAAATAATTAACAAGAGAAAAATTGAAAATAAGTTATTTACTAAATCTACTTTGGTCCATGAAGAAAAAGAGTTACTTGAAAAAGTGTTGGAAATATACGAATTGGCGATAATAGATTTATGGGACAAAGAAGAAAAGAAAAATGAGTTTTCATTTTTAAATAAAAAATGCTTTGACATAATTCAAGTATTTCCTTTACCTCAAGATGATATTCCCAAAATTAAACATGTTTTGAAGTTGATAGGTTATTCATATTTAGGTGAGAAATGGGAAGATGGCAAAAGATTTTTAATAGAAGAAAAGAATGCATGGTCAGTTAGTATTGATGATAAAACCACGTGGGATGAAAGGCTATTTAAGAAAACGTATTTAGCGATATTATATCTTGTTAAGAAAAACTCTTGGGAAGACCTCAGAAATGCAATAGATCTAATTAACAGTTTGCGAGATGAGCAAAAAGACTATGAAGAAAGATATTTGGAGTCTATAGATATAGAATTTAAAAAAGGTGCTGCTCTAGAACTAGCTTCATTCTATCACTTTGCTAAATCTATAGAAATATTGGGAGAATTTATGTTGGAGGGTGAACCTTCAAGTGATAAAGTTATAAGCGAATTAGAGTATCATTTAAACAAAGGAGTTTATTTTTGCGACTTTTCGGGAAATTTTGAATTTTCTCTTATTCTTCGACTTATGTTAGCAATGTTTAAAAAGATGGTATTCAATTCTATATGGCGTGTTTCAGAAAAAATTAATTCTAAAATAACTAGTTTTGTGAAAACTATAACTAAAGCATCAAAGCCAGTATATGAACTGTTATATCCTCAAAGGGCTGCTATATTGGAAATGGGATTGTTGGATCCGGCCTCTCGTGGAATTGTAGTTAATCTACCGACATCAAGTGGAAAAACTTTAATCGCAGAGTTTAAGATTTTACAAGCTCTAAATCAGTTTGAAAATGGTTGGGTTGCTTATGCTGTTCCTACTAGAGCACTGGTAAATCAAATAACCAATAGATTAATAAAGGATTTGGGGCATGAACCATTAAACCTAAAAGTAGAAAAGATGTCAGGGGCATTAGAAGTTGATTTTTTTGAGGAAAAACTAATTGAAGAGAAAGCTTTTGATATTCTAATTACCACTTATGAAAAATTAAATTTACTGATAAGACAAGGAATTGAAGAAAGATTAGGTCGTAAGTTGGTATTATTAATTGTTGACGAAGCACATAATATAGAAAGCCCAGACAGAGGATTAAACATAGAAATGCTCATATCTATAGTGAAGAGTGACTGCAAGTATGCAAATTTCTTGCTCTTAACTCCTTTTATTCCTAATTCTCGGGAGGTTTCTAAATGGATAAGTCCAGATAATCCGAAGTCCATTGAAGTTCAATTACAATGGTGGAAACCTAATGATCAGATCGTAGGAGTTTATTACGCAGAGGGAGAAAAGCGGAAATGGAAAACTTATTTTGAGCCATTAATTACAACACATTCTACAATCTTTTTCTCTGATAAAGTACAAATTGGCAGTTACAATGATCTTTTCAATGTTTCGCGTTCGAAACTTAATAATAAATCTCTTTTGACATCTATTGTTGCTAAACAGTTAGAAGATGTTGGATCTTTATTAATAGTTGCTAGAACAATAAATGAGACATGGGAGATTGCAGATCATCTTTATAGTTATTTTGATAATGTAGAGGATGAAGATATTCTATTGGTCCAGAGATTTGTTGCCGCAGAACTGGGGGAGAATTTTCCATTAGTCAAATATTTATCAAAAGGAATAGGTATTCACCACGCAGGTTTACCTGATGAAGTAAGATATCTAATGGAATGGTTAATGGAAGAAAATAAACTGCGTGTTTTAGTTGCAACTACTACTATAGCCCAGGGTATAAATTTCCCAGTTTCTGCAGTCTTAATGGCTTCATATAGCTATCCATTTGGAGAAATGCCTGTTAGGGACTTCTGGAACATTGTAGGTAGAGCAGGAAGAATAGATCAAAAATCTCTTGGTATTGTAGGAATTGCTGTTAAAAATGAGAATGATAAACGTAAGATTATGGATTATGTACGTAAGCAAACGGGAGATCTTATTTCTATACTTGTAAAAATGGTTGATGAATTAGAAAATCTAGGACAAGAACTTGGAATGGAGTTAATTATTCGTTATCCAGAATGGTCAGCTTTTCTTCAATATATATCTCACTTGTATAAACAATATAATAATGTTTCTGAATTAATTACTAGACTTGAAATGGAGCTCAATAGAACTTATGGCTATATAATTTTAAATCAGAGGAAAAAAGAAGTCTTGAAGAATGCTGTAAAACAGTATGTTGATAAATTAAGCGGTAAAGAATACTTGGTAAATTTAGCTGATCAAACAGGTTTCTCTCCTGATTCCATAGAAAGAGCAATATACAAAATAAGAGAGCTAAAGTTAAAACAATCTGATTGGTATAGCAGTAAAATGTTTAATAATGAAACAGGAATATTAAAAAAACTAATTGGAGTTATGCTCTCTGTTCCTGAAGTTAAAAAAAGTTTAGAAATTGATATACCAGGAGAAACAAAAACTTACTCTAAATTATCTCACTTGATTATAGATTGGGTGTCTGGAAAAGAGTTTACTGAAATAGCCAAAAATATATGGGGTAGCGACGATCCAAGAAAAATTTCTGATTGCGTAAAAGCCATTTACCAAAAGGTTGTAAATGGTGCTACATGGGGATTGGCAGCTTTTTTGAGTATGCCTACATCTGGAATTAATTTTTCGCAACTTACAGAAGACGAAATAAGGAATCTGAAAAATATTCCTGCTATGGTATATTATGGTGTGAATACTGAAGAAGGTATTGTAATGAGAATAAATAATGTTCCAAGATCTATTGCAAATAAACTTGGAGAAATATACAAAATGAAAAACGAAGATATATCTCCAAGATCTGCTTATGAGTGGTTAAAAAATATATCAATTAGTATTTGGGATGAAAGCGTACCTTCAAATAAAAGTATCTCTGGTGCCGACTATAAAAGAATATGGGAAAAACTATCGGGAGAAAGATAA
- a CDS encoding transglutaminase-like domain-containing protein yields the protein MDFLICKIPEEIEREEKRGNFGLALKLIEKWLADERITEIQRKRLMYEKDRINKLLESYPFDEESALKQAMELIDSFTYSEFYQLLGEGYIDYIVVEGKKKFEEHFVQNIGFTVPAYRERIKKDPVSEKARELLNKRLEQLTEGNPAKRYRVRAKITVTIKDDADNFRVWLPFPKEEFQVCDVKLVSASHRDYFLADNRAAQRTIYFEGKEKEYFVEFEYTINEWINKVDPEKVEENDLTEFLCEEPPHVLFTPYLKLLTNEVVAGEENPYLKAKKIYDWVTTHVRYSYVRPYATYENIPQYVAENLKGDCGFQALLFITMCRIAGIPARWQSGWYANPLMASPHDWALFYVKPYGWLPADLSFGGARRENEKLRSFYFGNLDGFRMVANSDFMKEFVPKPNFLRFDPTDNQLGEAESSFGKVKTKSRIEIISFEEI from the coding sequence ATGGATTTTCTTATATGCAAGATACCAGAAGAGATTGAAAGAGAAGAAAAGCGTGGTAATTTCGGTCTGGCTCTAAAATTGATAGAAAAATGGTTAGCTGATGAAAGAATAACTGAGATACAAAGAAAGCGTTTAATGTATGAAAAAGATAGAATAAACAAACTGCTCGAAAGCTATCCTTTTGATGAAGAAAGTGCTTTAAAGCAGGCAATGGAGTTAATTGATTCTTTTACTTATAGTGAATTCTACCAACTTTTGGGGGAAGGCTATATTGATTACATAGTAGTTGAAGGAAAGAAGAAATTTGAAGAGCATTTTGTTCAAAATATAGGTTTTACTGTTCCAGCATACAGAGAAAGGATCAAGAAAGATCCTGTTTCAGAGAAGGCAAGAGAATTGCTCAACAAGAGATTAGAACAACTGACAGAGGGTAATCCTGCCAAAAGATACCGAGTACGAGCAAAGATAACTGTTACCATTAAAGACGATGCAGATAATTTTCGTGTTTGGCTTCCTTTTCCGAAAGAAGAGTTTCAGGTTTGCGATGTAAAACTTGTTTCAGCAAGCCACAGAGACTATTTTCTTGCAGACAACCGAGCTGCTCAGAGAACTATTTACTTTGAAGGCAAAGAGAAAGAGTACTTCGTTGAGTTCGAATACACTATAAATGAGTGGATAAACAAAGTTGACCCGGAAAAGGTTGAAGAAAATGATTTAACTGAATTTCTTTGTGAGGAACCACCTCATGTGTTGTTCACACCATACCTGAAGCTTTTAACTAACGAAGTAGTTGCTGGCGAGGAGAATCCTTATTTAAAAGCGAAGAAAATTTACGATTGGGTTACAACACATGTTAGGTACTCTTATGTTCGACCATATGCCACTTACGAGAACATACCACAATATGTTGCAGAGAACTTGAAAGGAGATTGTGGCTTTCAGGCTCTCCTTTTTATAACTATGTGCCGGATTGCTGGAATACCTGCTCGATGGCAGTCTGGGTGGTATGCGAATCCTTTGATGGCTTCTCCACACGACTGGGCTTTGTTCTACGTCAAACCTTATGGTTGGCTGCCGGCAGATCTTTCATTTGGTGGGGCAAGACGGGAGAATGAAAAACTTCGCAGTTTCTATTTTGGTAACTTAGATGGTTTTAGGATGGTCGCAAACTCAGACTTTATGAAAGAATTCGTACCCAAACCAAATTTCCTGCGATTTGATCCCACAGATAATCAACTTGGTGAAGCCGAATCCTCATTTGGGAAAGTTAAAACTAAAAGCAGGATTGAGATAATCTCTTTTGAAGAAATCTGA
- a CDS encoding beta-galactosidase has product MGKIKLKKFLHGGDYNPDQWTEDVWEKDIEFMKYYNVNAVSMPIFSWAQLQPNEDEFTFEWLDKIINKLYSNGIHVILATPTASQPAWLSKKYPDVLPVDIHGRKRKHGARQNYCPNSPNFKNAARRIVEEMAKRYKDHPAVIMWHISNEYGPYCYCENCAKAFREWLKERYKTLDELNRRWNTAFWGHTFYDWDEIEVPSYLNEEFEYMPGRQKSSFQGLSLDYKRFMSDSLLNLYKMEVEIIKKYMPDIPVTTNLMGPFKPLDYHKWAKHMDIVSWDNYPSIKDAPSTIAFKHDLMRGLKRDQSFILMEQTPSQTNWQWYNSAKRPGMIRLLSYHAIAHGADSVLYFQWRQSIASCEKFHSAMVPHVGHLETRVSKELKKIGDELLRLDEILESTTKSEVALLFDWENWWALEESMGFRNDISYLEHIDAYYRALYKLKTNVDVVDPKEDLTRYKIVVAPLLYLLDEEGANNIENYVKNGGIFITTYLSGLVDENDRVILGGYPGWFRKLCGIWVEEIDALFPDMKNAIILEKPIGMLDGKYECEFICDVIHLEGARALAYYEQDYYSGMPAVVENDYGNGKAIYIGTRPEQRFIEGLVKYYAEKAGVQPILPVPEGVEVTKREKNGNEYVFLLNFNGYDVNIELEDEYYELITQKVLSGKATLASKEVMVLRGLKG; this is encoded by the coding sequence ATGGGCAAAATCAAGCTAAAAAAATTTTTGCACGGTGGAGACTACAATCCTGACCAGTGGACAGAGGATGTGTGGGAAAAAGACATTGAATTTATGAAATACTATAATGTGAATGCAGTTTCTATGCCAATATTTTCATGGGCACAGCTTCAGCCAAATGAAGATGAATTTACATTTGAATGGCTTGATAAAATAATCAATAAGCTCTATTCAAATGGAATTCATGTCATCTTGGCAACACCTACAGCTTCTCAGCCAGCATGGCTTTCTAAAAAGTATCCTGATGTGCTTCCTGTTGATATTCATGGAAGAAAGAGAAAACATGGAGCAAGGCAGAACTACTGTCCTAACAGTCCAAACTTCAAAAATGCAGCAAGAAGAATTGTTGAGGAGATGGCAAAAAGGTATAAAGACCATCCTGCAGTTATAATGTGGCATATCAGTAACGAATATGGTCCTTACTGCTACTGTGAAAACTGTGCAAAAGCCTTTAGAGAGTGGCTAAAAGAAAGATATAAAACATTGGATGAGCTCAACAGAAGATGGAACACAGCTTTCTGGGGACATACATTTTATGATTGGGATGAGATAGAAGTTCCATCGTATCTGAACGAAGAGTTTGAATATATGCCTGGAAGGCAGAAAAGTTCATTCCAGGGACTTTCGCTTGATTACAAGAGGTTTATGTCAGATAGCCTTCTAAATCTTTATAAAATGGAAGTTGAGATTATCAAAAAATACATGCCAGATATCCCTGTTACAACAAACCTGATGGGACCGTTTAAGCCTCTTGACTATCACAAATGGGCAAAACATATGGACATTGTATCATGGGACAATTATCCTTCGATAAAAGATGCTCCATCAACAATTGCCTTCAAACATGACCTTATGAGAGGGCTCAAAAGAGACCAGTCTTTCATATTAATGGAACAGACACCAAGCCAGACAAACTGGCAGTGGTACAACTCTGCAAAAAGACCTGGTATGATAAGGCTTTTGAGCTATCATGCAATTGCACACGGAGCTGATTCTGTGCTGTATTTCCAATGGAGACAGTCGATTGCTTCGTGCGAAAAGTTTCACTCTGCGATGGTTCCGCATGTTGGACACCTTGAGACGAGAGTGAGCAAGGAGCTTAAAAAGATTGGCGACGAACTTTTGCGCTTAGATGAGATTTTGGAGTCAACAACTAAGAGCGAGGTTGCACTTTTATTTGACTGGGAAAACTGGTGGGCGCTTGAAGAGAGTATGGGATTTAGAAATGATATATCTTACCTTGAGCATATCGATGCGTACTATAGAGCACTGTATAAGCTAAAAACAAATGTGGATGTTGTTGACCCGAAAGAGGATTTAACAAGGTACAAGATTGTTGTTGCACCACTTTTGTATCTTCTTGACGAAGAAGGTGCAAATAACATAGAAAATTATGTAAAAAACGGTGGAATATTTATTACAACATATTTATCAGGTCTTGTAGATGAAAATGACAGAGTAATTCTTGGTGGCTATCCTGGATGGTTTAGAAAACTTTGTGGTATTTGGGTTGAGGAGATTGATGCGCTTTTTCCTGATATGAAAAATGCAATTATACTTGAAAAACCTATTGGCATGCTTGATGGCAAATACGAATGTGAATTTATCTGTGACGTTATTCACCTTGAAGGTGCAAGGGCGCTTGCTTACTATGAACAGGATTATTACAGCGGGATGCCAGCAGTTGTTGAAAATGATTATGGAAATGGAAAGGCAATTTATATTGGAACAAGACCAGAGCAAAGGTTTATAGAAGGCCTTGTTAAGTACTACGCTGAAAAGGCTGGTGTACAACCAATATTACCTGTGCCAGAAGGTGTTGAAGTAACAAAAAGAGAAAAGAATGGTAATGAATATGTGTTTCTTTTGAATTTCAATGGTTATGATGTAAATATTGAGCTTGAAGATGAGTATTATGAGCTTATAACACAGAAGGTTTTAAGCGGAAAAGCTACTCTTGCATCCAAAGAGGTTATGGTACTAAGAGGATTAAAAGGTTAA
- a CDS encoding L-Ala-D/L-Glu epimerase, whose product MSKIVNVKFNVKYYEYDKPFHITGSISSETKNVEVEVTLESGAKGYGEAAPSFRVNGEKVEMISALEPFVRDSLVGLDVRQYRKIFEITDKLFAVPSLKAAIQYAVLDALSEETNIHVYQLLGGALKEIETDKTVGIDTIENRVSEAKKIFDSGFRVIKIKVGENLKEDIEAMLEIYKVTKGAKYIVDANMGYTPKQAVEFAQQIYKAGIDIAVYEQPVISSDIDGLRFVRFHVPFPVAADESAKTKFDVMRLIREEAVDYVNIKLMKSGISDALSIVELAKSANLRLMIGCMSESSVGINQSVHFALGTGAFDFHDLDSNLMLKEPKFRGKFIQNGAKMIGY is encoded by the coding sequence ATGAGTAAGATAGTAAATGTCAAATTCAATGTCAAATACTACGAGTATGATAAGCCTTTTCACATCACTGGAAGTATATCTTCTGAGACAAAAAATGTGGAAGTAGAAGTCACACTTGAAAGTGGTGCCAAAGGTTACGGTGAAGCTGCACCTTCATTTAGAGTCAATGGGGAAAAGGTTGAAATGATCTCTGCACTCGAGCCTTTTGTGAGAGATTCGCTTGTTGGACTTGATGTGCGACAGTATCGAAAGATCTTTGAAATAACTGATAAGCTATTTGCTGTTCCCAGTTTAAAGGCTGCTATTCAATATGCTGTTTTGGATGCATTGAGTGAAGAGACGAATATTCATGTCTACCAACTTCTTGGCGGAGCTTTGAAAGAGATTGAAACGGATAAAACAGTAGGGATAGACACAATTGAAAATAGAGTTAGCGAAGCAAAAAAAATTTTTGACTCGGGCTTTAGGGTCATAAAGATAAAGGTTGGAGAAAATTTGAAAGAAGATATAGAAGCAATGCTTGAGATTTACAAGGTGACCAAAGGTGCAAAATACATTGTGGATGCGAATATGGGATACACACCAAAGCAAGCAGTGGAGTTTGCCCAGCAGATTTACAAAGCAGGAATAGACATAGCTGTGTATGAACAACCAGTTATTTCAAGTGATATCGATGGGCTCAGATTTGTCAGATTTCATGTTCCTTTTCCTGTTGCTGCCGATGAGTCTGCTAAGACAAAATTTGATGTCATGAGATTGATACGTGAAGAAGCTGTAGATTATGTGAATATAAAGCTGATGAAATCCGGAATAAGCGATGCTCTTTCTATTGTAGAGCTTGCAAAGAGTGCTAACCTGAGGTTAATGATAGGATGTATGTCTGAATCAAGCGTCGGGATTAATCAGAGTGTTCACTTTGCCCTTGGAACTGGAGCATTTGACTTCCATGATCTTGACAGTAATCTAATGTTAAAAGAACCAAAGTTTAGAGGGAAATTCATTCAAAATGGAGCGAAGATGATAGGATATTAA
- a CDS encoding helix-turn-helix domain-containing protein, with protein sequence MAYDNNTKKRRKFKHTSRAERGAIEKLIELGLTIREIARRLGRNASTISQQDKARNNNSNEE encoded by the coding sequence ATGGCCTATGATAATAATACCAAAAAGAGAAGGAAATTTAAACACACAAGTAGAGCCGAAAGAGGAGCGATAGAAAAACTGATAGAGCTTGGTCTGACCATAAGAGAAATAGCAAGAAGATTAGGCAGAAATGCAAGTACTATTTCACAGCAGGATAAAGCAAGGAACAACAACTCAAACGAAGAGTGA
- a CDS encoding sensory rhodopsin transducer, giving the protein MKHLGKKVWVIPDGYIPSEGSMSIPGHECLCIVNTGDSDAKVKLTVFFEDREPIESDYFVVKARRTIHAWLNKPELIGGLVIPKEVPYSLVVESDKEIVVQMSRLDTRLGNMALLSVIGFPIE; this is encoded by the coding sequence TTGAAACATTTAGGGAAAAAAGTTTGGGTGATACCAGATGGTTACATTCCATCAGAAGGTTCAATGTCAATTCCTGGTCATGAGTGTTTGTGTATAGTAAACACAGGGGATAGCGACGCAAAAGTAAAGCTTACTGTGTTTTTTGAAGACAGAGAGCCAATTGAAAGTGACTATTTTGTTGTGAAAGCCCGAAGAACAATTCATGCATGGTTAAATAAGCCAGAGCTTATTGGTGGACTTGTTATTCCAAAAGAAGTTCCATATTCTCTTGTTGTTGAGAGTGACAAAGAGATTGTTGTTCAAATGTCACGTCTTGACACAAGACTTGGCAACATGGCGCTTTTGAGTGTTATTGGATTTCCAATTGAGTAA
- a CDS encoding PIN domain-containing protein: MEKVWIDANVILRYLLQDHQEFFQKAQKIMLEAEQGKLKLLVVPITIAEVVWTLELFYKIPRKEIADVLSAFICSDGIEAEEADVVLFALKSYKESNVDFIDAYLSHHMAKLGNNKIFTFDKKHFSRLDVEILSTD, translated from the coding sequence ATGGAAAAGGTTTGGATTGATGCAAATGTTATTTTGAGATATCTTTTGCAAGACCACCAGGAGTTTTTCCAGAAAGCTCAGAAGATTATGCTCGAAGCGGAGCAGGGGAAGTTAAAACTGCTTGTTGTCCCAATCACGATTGCAGAGGTTGTATGGACTCTTGAGTTGTTTTATAAGATACCAAGGAAGGAGATAGCTGATGTTCTAAGTGCTTTCATATGCTCTGATGGTATTGAAGCAGAGGAAGCTGATGTTGTTCTTTTTGCACTCAAAAGCTACAAGGAAAGCAATGTTGATTTCATTGATGCATATCTTTCTCATCACATGGCAAAGTTGGGGAACAACAAGATCTTCACTTTTGATAAGAAACATTTTTCACGACTTGATGTAGAAATTTTGAGTACAGATTAA